Proteins from a genomic interval of Triplophysa dalaica isolate WHDGS20190420 chromosome 13, ASM1584641v1, whole genome shotgun sequence:
- the ndufaf7 gene encoding protein arginine methyltransferase NDUFAF7, mitochondrial isoform X2: MRALSLLKRYMSNVPWPIWQKGYRWSSSVQKLESNKTLLKHLAYKINATGPISVAEYMREALTNPVSGYYTRNDMLGPDGDFITSPEISQIFGELLGVWCVSEWMAAGKPSVLHLVELGPGRGSLAGDILRVFTQLKSVLGEAEVSLHLVEVSPKLSQVQAERLTRDQQQEFDAKEELVYRSGTTHTGVPVCWYRRIEDVPKGFSIFLAHEFFDALPIYKFQKTEKGWREVLVDVDAESPDKLRFVLSPSPTLASATFVQLDEKRQHVEVCPEGGVTIQNLANRIAEDGGAALIADYGHDGIKTDTFRGYKGHQLHNVLEAPGLADLTADVDFGYLRKMAGGQVTCLGPITQQSFLKNMGIDTRMQVRKGPPEELS; this comes from the exons ATGAGGGCTTTGTCACTTTTGAAGAGGTACATGTCAAACG tGCCATGGCCCATATGGCAAAAGGGATATCGCTGGAGCTCCTCTGTACAGAAACTGGAGTCAAACAAAACCCTCCTGAAACATCTTGCTTATAAAATCAATGCCACGGGTCCTATTTCAGTGGCTGAGTATATGAGGGAAGCCCTCACCAATCCAGTTTCA GGCTATTACACAAGGAATGACATGCTTGGACCAGACGGTGATTTCATTACATCACCAGAGATCAGTCAGATTTTTGGTGAG CTGTTAGGTGTCTGGTGTGTCAGCGAGTGGATGGCAGCTGGAAAACCCAGCGTGTTACATTTAGTGGAACTTGGACCAGGCAGAGGCTCATTGGCCGGTGACATCCTGAGG GTGTTCACACAATTGAAATCTGTCCTAGGTGAGGCTGAGGTGTCCCTTCACCTGGTTGAGGTCAGCCCAAAATTAAGTCAAGTTCAGGCGGAGCGTCTCACCAGAGATCAGCAGCAGGAGTTTGATGCTAAGGAAGAGCTGGTTTACCGCAGTGGCACCACACACACGGGTGTACCTGTATGCTGGTATCGCAGGATTGAGGATGTTCCGAAGG GTTTTAGTATCTTCCTCGCTCATGAGTTTTTTGATGCTTTGCCTATTTACAAGTTTCAG aaaacagaaaaaggcTGGCGAGAGGTCTTGGTTGATGTTGATGCTGAAAGTCCAGATAAACTGAGATTTGTGCTTTCTCCAAGTCCCACACTGGCCTCTGCCACATTTGTACAG cTTGATGAGAAAAGACAGCATGTGGAGGTGTGTCCAGAGGGAGGAGTCACCATTCAAAATCTGGCCAACCGGATTGCGGAGGACGGGGGCGCAGCCCTGATCGCCGACTACGGACACGATGGAATAAAAACAGATACATTCAGA GGCTATAAAGGGCATCAGCTGCACAATGTTTTGGAGGCACCAGGCTTGGCAGATCTGACAGCAGATGTGGATTTCGGGTACTTGAGGAAGATGGCAGGAGGTCAGGTGACCTGCTTGGGACCAATCACACAACAATCCTTCCTGAAGAATATGGGCATTGATACACGAATGCAGGTGAGAAAGG GTCCTCCTGAGGAGCTGTCATGA
- the cebpz gene encoding CCAAT/enhancer-binding protein zeta: protein MQPGIMEDHEQFLEADRVNDEDYLDNDEEDDHPENDKHDEDEEFKLDDVLRLGGTKGDYVLLAGITDSNELLNGGKKTAIDDLEEGELEEFIKKLGIRAYAGQQIIQSEDGQNETSPEPSKKEKKKAKTAKMKEESKTDVKPAAKQLSSVQSTDSGRATGKKAKQKNTNLFEFYPRQTLLIKPGGKWFDKEYVSEITSGAQSAALVSQYKALAQKLFEAEVALYKNKKNLQKGANSTWMKSVVSTGTLADRMAAMTVLIQDAPVHTLEHVESLVAQVKKTGGRRQGLMALDTLKELLLSDLLPEHRKLSAFSQRPFDKLEEKASGNKDTRDRRLILWYFEHLLKLHIAEFVIALDVLAHDTVQATKMRALITAFELLCERQEQEKALLAQIVNKLGDPDYKMASKAVYLLEMVLHKHPNMKGVVCLEVERLMFRSNIHPKAQYYGTCFLNQVVLSHDEAELATKLITIYFAFFHACITKKEVESKMLSALLSGVNRAYPYAKIGDDKVAEQLDTLFKVVHNVKFNTSVQALMLLFQVMDSQQTISDRYYVALYRKLLDPGLPSSSRQSMFLNLLYKSLKADIVLRRVKAFVKRFLQVSCTAGPAFTCGVLFLVSELMKAKPGLRLMLQQEEDEDEETFHDIKEDTDDDAEEEHADKEEETKGEEINKEKQCQVKPAATWVHHKNMMGSRNVETYDPFHRNPLYCRADRTVLWELQKLSLHFHPSVIFFAKTLLQGEFIQYTGDPLQDFTLVRFLDRFVFRNPKQSKGKQNTDSTLMQPKCKRTFKSVPSLPVNSEEYLSKEESQIPVDEVFFYRYFKKRETDKRFKKRIRDEDNESVEDVDDDEFERVLDTYEGDSFYTDFKDDDLDFAGNMKSKSKKDKDEDSDLDMSSDGDLDDEEVSLGSMEDEFEDDLEEEGGEFMDPDDEVGDEDFEEEIEDLPSLKSTTKKGKRKPSEQLDFRSSATHPKKKAKTQDRGVLTTAEEFGCLLDENTSLKFDTCGINAMANKDKADVRQLKWEARRNDWIHGKDVKTLRKKKAMFNKKKFGVARKQKTLKRQK, encoded by the exons ATGCAGCCAGGCATCATGgaggatcatgagcagttctTAGAAGCTGACAGAGTTAACGATGAGGATTATCTAGACAACGATGAAGAGGACGATCACCCAGAGAATGACAAacatgatgaagatgaagagttTAAACTTGATGATGTTTTGCGTTTGGGCGGCACCAAG GGAGATTATGTCTTGTTGGCGGGCATCACTGACTCCAATGAGCTTCTTAACGGTGGAAAGAAGACTGCAATTGATGACCTGGAAGAGGGCGAGCTGGAGGAGTTCATCAAAAAGCTGGGCATCCGCGCTTATGCAGGGCAACAGATTATTCAAAGTGAAGATGGACAAAATGAAACATCTCCAGAGCCGAgcaaaaaagagaagaaaaaggCCAAAACGGCCAAAATGAAAGAGGAGTCAAAGACTGACGTTAAACCTGCTGCAAAGCAGTTAAGTTCTGTGCAGTCTACAGATTCTGGCCGTGCCACTGGAAAGAAGGcaaagcaaaaaaacacaaatttgtttGAGTTTTATCCACGGCAAACTCTGCTTATTAAACCTGGGGGGAAGTGGTTTGACAAAGAGTATGTCTCCGAGATCACATCTGGAGCTCAGAGCGCGGCACTAGTCTCTCAGTATAAGGCATTAGCGCAGAAACTCTTCGAGGCTGAAGTGGCACTGTACAAAAACAAGAAGAATTTACAAAAAGGTGCCAACTCTACCTGGATGAAGAGTGTGGTGTCCACAGGCACTCTCGCTGATAGGATGGCAGCTATGACCGTTCTAATCCAGGATGCTCCAGTTCACACACTTGAGCACGTCGAGAGCCTTGTGGCCCAGGTGAAGAAGACTGGAGGTCGCAGGCAGGGTCTGATGGCTCTGGACACCCTGAAGGAGCTGCTGCTTTCTGACTTGCTTCCAGAACACCGTAAACTTTCCGCATTCTCACAGCGTCCTTTTGATAAACTGGAGGAAAAAGCCAGCGGCAATAAGGATACCCGGGACCGCAGGCTTATCCTCTGGTACTTTGAGCACCTGCTGAAACTCCACATAGCAGAGTTTGTGATCGCCCTAGACGTATTGGCCCATGACAcagtccaggccaccaaaatgcGAGCGCTCATCACTGCCTTTGAGCTCCTGTGTGAACGGCAGGAGCAGGAGAAGGCGCTTCTTGCACAGATCGTCAACAAATTAGGAGATCCCGACTACAAAATGGCCTCCAAAGCTGTGTACCTGCTGGAGATGGTGCTTCACAAACACCCCAACATGAAAGGGGTGGTCTGCCTTGAGGTTGAGCGTCTCATGTTCAGGTCCAACATCCACCCAAAGGCTCAGTACTACGGCACATGCTTCTTAAACCAAGTGGTTCTGAGCCACGACGAAGCAGAGCTGGCCACCAAACTCATCACCATCTACTTTGCGTTTTTCCACGCATGCATAACGAAGAAGGAAGTTGAGTCTAAAATGCTCAGCGCCCTGCTATCGGGAGTAAACAGAGCGTATCCGTACGCAAAGATCGGAGATGATAAAGTGGCGGAGCAGCTGGACACGCTTTTTAAAGTGGTCCACAATGTCAAATTCAACACGTCTGTCCAAGCTCTTATGCTGCTCTTTCAGGTCATGGATTCCCAGCAGACCATCTCGGATCGCTACTATGTAGCACTCTACAG GAAGTTGTTGGACCCAGGCTTGCCCTCAAGCTCAAGGCAGAGCATGTTTCTCAACCTCTTGTATAAGTCTCTGAAGGCTGACATCGTGCTCAGACGGGTGAAGGCCTTCGTGAAGCGGTTTCTGCAGGTCAGCTGCACGGCGGGCCCTGCCTTCACATGCGGCGTGTTGTTCCTCGTGTCAGAGCTCATGAAGGCCAAGCCGGGCCTGAGGTTGATGCTTCAGCAGGAAGAG gatgaagatgaagagacgTTTCACGACATTAAAGAAGATACCGATGATGATGCAGAAGAGGAGCATGCGGACAAGGAAGAAGAAACAAAGGGTGAAGAAATAAACAAGGAGAAGCAATGTCAGGTGAAGCCGGCTGCAACATGGGTacatcataaaaacatgatgg GTAGTAGAAATGTGGAGACGTATGACCCGTTCCACAGAAACCCTTTGTATTGCAGGGCGGATCGCACAGTCCTCTGGGAGCTGCAGAAG ctctCGCTTCATTTCCATCCCTCCGTCATTTTTTTTGCCAAGACTTTATTACAG GGAGAGTTTATTCAGTATACCGGCGATCCGCTACAGGATTTCACTCTCGTCCGATTTTTGGATCGCTTCGTGTTTAGGAATCCAAAACAATCCAAGGGGAAAC AAAACACAGATTCCACGCTGATGCAGCCCAAATGCAAGAGGACGTTCAAGTCTGTTCCGTCTTTACCTG TAAATTCTGAGGAATATCTGTCCAAAGAGGAGAGTCAGATACCCGTGGATGAGGTCTTCTTCTACAG GTACTTTAAGAAGCGAGAAACAGACAAGCGCTTCAAGAAGCGTATCAGAGACGAAGATAATGAGAGTGTGGAGGATGTGGATGACGATGAGTTCGAGAGGGTTCTTG ACACTTACGAAGGCGACAGCTTTTACACTGACTTCAAGGACGATGACTTGGACTTTGCAGG CAACATGAAGTCTAAATCCAAGAAGGATAAGGATGAAGACTCTGATTTAGATATGAGCTCTGATGGCGATCTGGATGATGAGGAGGTGTCTCTTGGCAGCATGGAGGATGAGTTCGAAGATGATCTTGAGGAGGAAGGTGGAGAGTTCATGGATCCAGATGATGAAGTTGGCGATGAAG attttGAAGAGGAAATCGAGGATTTGCCCAGTTTGAAGTCGACAACTAAGAAAGGAAAGAGGAAGCCGTCTGAGCAGCTGGATTTCAGATCTTCTG CCACACATCCAAAGAAAAAGGCAAAAACGCAGGACCGAGGAGTGTTGACAACGGCTGAAGAG TTTGGATGTTTGCTGGATGAAAACACAAGCTTAAAGTTTGATACCTGCGGTATTAATGCAATGGCCAATAAAGACAAAGCCG atgTCAGGCAGCTGAAGTGGGAAGCTCGGCGAAACGACTGGATCCATGGAAAGGATGTCAAAACTCTCCGGAAGAAAAAGGCCATGTTCAACAAGAAAAAATTTGGAGTGGCCAGGaagcaaaaaactttaaaaaggcAAAAGTAA
- the ndufaf7 gene encoding protein arginine methyltransferase NDUFAF7, mitochondrial isoform X1, whose amino-acid sequence MRALSLLKRYMSNVPWPIWQKGYRWSSSVQKLESNKTLLKHLAYKINATGPISVAEYMREALTNPVSGYYTRNDMLGPDGDFITSPEISQIFGELLGVWCVSEWMAAGKPSVLHLVELGPGRGSLAGDILRVFTQLKSVLGEAEVSLHLVEVSPKLSQVQAERLTRDQQQEFDAKEELVYRSGTTHTGVPVCWYRRIEDVPKGFSIFLAHEFFDALPIYKFQKTEKGWREVLVDVDAESPDKLRFVLSPSPTLASATFVQLDEKRQHVEVCPEGGVTIQNLANRIAEDGGAALIADYGHDGIKTDTFRGYKGHQLHNVLEAPGLADLTADVDFGYLRKMAGGQVTCLGPITQQSFLKNMGIDTRMQVLLRSCHDKDTQAQLIHSYDFLTNPKKMGHRFQFFSVLGRGRLAQSKGRQKTGTPPPVAGFTELDQQ is encoded by the exons ATGAGGGCTTTGTCACTTTTGAAGAGGTACATGTCAAACG tGCCATGGCCCATATGGCAAAAGGGATATCGCTGGAGCTCCTCTGTACAGAAACTGGAGTCAAACAAAACCCTCCTGAAACATCTTGCTTATAAAATCAATGCCACGGGTCCTATTTCAGTGGCTGAGTATATGAGGGAAGCCCTCACCAATCCAGTTTCA GGCTATTACACAAGGAATGACATGCTTGGACCAGACGGTGATTTCATTACATCACCAGAGATCAGTCAGATTTTTGGTGAG CTGTTAGGTGTCTGGTGTGTCAGCGAGTGGATGGCAGCTGGAAAACCCAGCGTGTTACATTTAGTGGAACTTGGACCAGGCAGAGGCTCATTGGCCGGTGACATCCTGAGG GTGTTCACACAATTGAAATCTGTCCTAGGTGAGGCTGAGGTGTCCCTTCACCTGGTTGAGGTCAGCCCAAAATTAAGTCAAGTTCAGGCGGAGCGTCTCACCAGAGATCAGCAGCAGGAGTTTGATGCTAAGGAAGAGCTGGTTTACCGCAGTGGCACCACACACACGGGTGTACCTGTATGCTGGTATCGCAGGATTGAGGATGTTCCGAAGG GTTTTAGTATCTTCCTCGCTCATGAGTTTTTTGATGCTTTGCCTATTTACAAGTTTCAG aaaacagaaaaaggcTGGCGAGAGGTCTTGGTTGATGTTGATGCTGAAAGTCCAGATAAACTGAGATTTGTGCTTTCTCCAAGTCCCACACTGGCCTCTGCCACATTTGTACAG cTTGATGAGAAAAGACAGCATGTGGAGGTGTGTCCAGAGGGAGGAGTCACCATTCAAAATCTGGCCAACCGGATTGCGGAGGACGGGGGCGCAGCCCTGATCGCCGACTACGGACACGATGGAATAAAAACAGATACATTCAGA GGCTATAAAGGGCATCAGCTGCACAATGTTTTGGAGGCACCAGGCTTGGCAGATCTGACAGCAGATGTGGATTTCGGGTACTTGAGGAAGATGGCAGGAGGTCAGGTGACCTGCTTGGGACCAATCACACAACAATCCTTCCTGAAGAATATGGGCATTGATACACGAATGCAG GTCCTCCTGAGGAGCTGTCATGACAAGGACACCCAAGCACAGCTCATTCACAGCTATGACTTTCTGACCAACCCTAAGAAAATGGGACACAGGTTTCAGTTCTTCTCTGTGCTGGGTCGAGGCCGGCTGGCTCAGAGTAAAGGGCGTCAGAAGACTGGGACACCACCGCCCGTGGCGGGCTTTACTGAATTGGACCAGCAGTGA
- the rps6kc1 gene encoding LOW QUALITY PROTEIN: ribosomal protein S6 kinase delta-1 (The sequence of the model RefSeq protein was modified relative to this genomic sequence to represent the inferred CDS: deleted 2 bases in 1 codon), which translates to MISERDTGELARFYTVTDPTTHRKGYTVYKVTARIISRKNPDEVQEITVWKRYSDFKKLHRDLWQIHKNHSGQSDLFPPFAKAKVFGRFDDYVIEERRQCSEDLLQFSANIPALYGSQYIQDFFKGGEVQDCSELIGPAEPFFDYLADSLSVCSAEGVSSGSQLSCRAVDSDSVEAVVDVDSLTAVDDGMPSSSVSPNHPAARSSPFAVPHPVTFPNGVGVESVRTGGALTFAPSLRNCTGRTDYLEEASEQITLAVEKEVEQEFAAAFSYYHKGVDLLLQGVQGEASPSRREAVKRKTAEYLMRAELISTNLKYSMGQSSTQSRGLGPQCCGVSWSEQTHTEELKHYRVLGIIDKVLLVMDKRTQETFILKGLRKSNECGRVKKTVIPRYVPNMVGLEKCIISEDSIFLLLHYAEGGKLWSHICKYLHNNSPDNSFDIPFIQKPYTTVVCSALSPVPTASSDADSQRGETPSPLPRMSDLSLRECPPVARQPESDGTSEEECTNSYLTLCNEYEQEKVEPDTAEEAEEVTAVTPELNRTCSMMSTGSLCSPISEQELRFFTEEEQSTGSADQSTRSPDFLNQSAPMDLFRIDSKDNEDVCKPIHSEPDVEVSEEPTEENAPDFWRPDDVQGSSELVPVISFKEAIQEDTADSSIVDEAQPPDLLVNLPATEGVTTHTSEEGILTADGALAMGSKPSPTFGRPDVLQRGEDAESDMSVDAVPFGPSEKPLTGSDMHTLSSIKASDGPDSAALRPQADSDKHEDDGSGAEEISAEEDKKVYRLFRELDELAEVALNTRIPEALVRSWAADMVVALDALHQEGIICRDLNPSNILLNHKGHVELTYFCSWNDVEESCDPDAVSKLYCAPEVGGIGEETAACDWWSLGALLFELIVGKSLYHCHPAGISRHSILNIPEFVSDEARCLLEQLLQYNPLERLGSGVAGVEDIKSHPFFSHINLPS; encoded by the exons ATGATCTCCGAGCGGGACACGGGCGAGCTCGCGCGATTCTACACGGTTACCGACCCCACGACACATCGGAAGGGCTACACGGTGTATAAAGTCACGGCCCGG ATCATCTCACGGAAGAACCCGGATGAAGTTCAGGAG ATCACAGTGTGGAAAAGGTACAGCGATTTCAAGAAGCTCCATAGAGACCTTTGGCAGATACACAAAAACCACTCGGGGCAGTCAGACCTCTTCCCCCCATTCGCCAAAGCTAAGGTTTTTG GTCGTTTTGATGATTATGTGATTGAAGAGAGAAGACAGTGTTCTGAGGATCTACTGCAGTTCAGCGCTAATATTCCTGCACTGTATGGCAGTCAATACATACAGGATTTCTTTAAG ggtgGGGAAGTGCAGGATTGCTCTGAGCTCATTGGTCCGGCTGAGCCCTTCTTTGATTACTTGGCTGACAGTCTCTCAGTCTGCAGCGCTGAAG GTGTTAGCAGTGGCAGTCAGCTGAGTTGTCGTGCTGTTGATTCAGACTCTGTGGAGGCAGTGGTTGATGTGGACTCTTTGACCGCAGTTGATGATGGAATGCCATCGAGCAGCGTTTCTCCAAACCACCCTGCAGCTCGCAGCAGCCCGTTTGCCGTCCCGCATCCAGTGACGTTTCCAAACGGAGTGGGAGTGGAGTCCGTTCGTACCGGTGGAGCTCTGACCTTTGCCCCCAGTCTCAGGAACTGTACAGGGAGGACAGATTACCTAGAGGAAGCCAGCGAGCAGATTACTCTGGCTGTAGAGAAAGAGGTGGAGCAGGAGTTTGCTGCGGCGTTTTCATACTATCATAAAGGTGTTGATCTCCTGCTGCAGGGTGTGCAAG GAGAAGCGAGTCCCAGCAGACGGGAGGCTGTGAAAAGAAAGACGGCAGAATATCTGATGCGTGCCGAGCTCATCTCTACTAACTTAAAATATAGCATGGGTCAGAGCTCCACTCAGAGCAGG GGTTTGGGGCCGCAGTGCTGTGGTGTATCATGGTCTGAACAGACTCACACAGAAGAGCTGAAACATTACAGAGTGCTGGGTATCATTGATAAG GTGCTATTGGTGATGGATAAGAGAACACaggagacttttattttgaaa GGTTTGAGGAAAAGCAACGAGTGTGGACGTGTTAAAAAAACGGTCATTCCCCGTTATGTGCCCAACATGGTCGGACTGGAGAAATGTATCATCTCTGAGGACTCTATATTTCTGTTACTGCACTACGCTGAAG GTGGCAAACTCTGGTCTCACATCTGCAAGTATCTGCACAACAACAGCCCCGACAACAGCTTCGACATCCCATTCATCCAGAAACCTTACACCACAGTGGTCTGTTCGGCTCTGAGTCCCGTGCCCACGGCCTCCAGCGATGCAGATTCCCAGCGAGGGGAGACACCGAGCCCC CTGCCCCGGATGAGCGATCTGAGCCTCAGGGAGTGTCCACCAGTGGCCCGGCAGCCGGAATCGGACGGCACGTCTGAAGAGGAGTGCACTAACAGCTACCTGACGCTCTGCAACGAGTACGAGCAAGAGAAGGTCGAGCCGGACACTGCCGAGGAGGCGGAGGAGGTTACCGCGGTGACGCCAGAACTGAATCGCACGTGTTCGATGATGAGCACGGGTAGCTTGTGTTCGCCGATTTCGGAACAGGAGTTGCGTTTCTTTACAGAGGAGGAGCAGTCGACAGGATCGGCGGATCAGAGCACGCGTTCGCCCGACTTTCTGAACCAATCGGCACCCATGGACCTCTTCCGCATCGACAGTAAGGACAACGAAGACGTCTGCAAGCCGATACATTCAGAACCTGATGTCGAGGTGTCGGAAGAGCCAACGGAGGAG AACGCGCCGGATTTCTGGAGGCCTGACGACGTTCAGGGCTCGAGCGAGTTGGTGCCGGTGATTTCTTTTAAAGAGGCCATACAGGAGGACACCGCCGACAGCTCCATTGTCGATGAGGCACAGCCGCCGGATCTGTTGGTCAACCTCCCGGCGACCGAAGGTGTTACGACGCACACATCAGAGGAGGGGATTTTAACTGCAGACGGAGCGTTAGCCATGGGGTCCAAACCCTCCCCCACGTTCGGCAGGCCGGACGTTCTTCAGCGGGGAGAGGACGCCGAGTCGGACATGTCCGTCGATGCGGTTCCCTTTGGACCTTCGGAGAAACCGTTGACAGGATCAGATATGCATACTCTGTCTTCCATAAAGGCCTCAGACGGGCCGGACTCGGCTGCTCTCAGACCTCAAGCGGACTCTGACAAACATGAGGATGATGGATCGGGAGCCGAGGAGATTTCAGCAGAGGAGGATAAGAAAGTGTACAGGTTGTTTCGAGAGCTGGACGAGTTGGCCGAGGTGGCGTTAAACACGCGGATCCCCGAAGCTCTGGTGAGGAGCTGGGCAGCTGATATGGTCGTGGCTTTGGACGCTCTGCACCAGGAGGGAATCATTTGCCGAGACTTGAACCCCAGCAACATACTGCTGAATCATAAAG gtCATGTGGAGTTGACTTATTTCTGTAGCTGGAATGATGTCGAGGAGTCATGTGACCCTGACGCTGTCTCAAAGCTGTACTGTGCACCAG AAGTGGGCGGGATTGGTGAAGAGACGGCTGCGTGTGATTGGTGGAGTTTGGGAGCGCTTTTATTCGAGCTGATAGTTGGAAAG TCCCTATATCACTGTCATCCTGCTGGTATCAGCAGACACTCAATCCTGAACATCCCAGAATTTGTGTCGGATGAGGCTCGCTGTCTTCTGGAACAG tTATTGCAATATAATCCATTGGAGCGGCTGGGCTCTGGAGTAGCCGGGGTGGAGGATATAAAGTCTCATCCGTTTTTCTCACACATCAACTTGCCCAGTTAA